The following are encoded in a window of Anaerolineae bacterium genomic DNA:
- a CDS encoding NAD(P)-dependent oxidoreductase, producing the protein MRVVIIGGSGHVGTYLIPRLVEAGHEVVNVSRGRREPYQPHAAWAQVQTVTLDREAEERAGTFGSRIVALHPDVVIDMICFTLDSARHLAEALRGHVQHFLHCGTIWVHGPSVQVPTTETQPRRPFGEYGIQKAAIEAYLLREARLNNFPATCLHPGHIVGPGWVPLNPQGNFNPAIYEKLAHGEEVTLPNIGMETVHHVHADDVAQSFMCALANWSEAVGESFHVVSEAALTLRGYAETVAGWFGQEARLRYLPWETWKETVPPEDAQATWDHIAHSPNCSIEKAQRLIGYRPRYSSLQAVKESLEWLVANDQLRP; encoded by the coding sequence ATGCGCGTTGTGATCATTGGCGGCAGCGGTCATGTGGGCACCTATCTGATCCCGCGCCTGGTCGAGGCCGGGCATGAAGTCGTCAACGTCAGCCGGGGCCGCCGGGAACCGTACCAGCCTCACGCGGCCTGGGCGCAGGTGCAGACAGTCACGCTCGACCGGGAGGCGGAAGAGCGCGCCGGGACGTTTGGGTCACGCATCGTCGCCCTGCACCCCGATGTCGTCATTGACATGATCTGCTTCACCCTGGACAGCGCCCGCCACCTGGCGGAAGCGCTACGCGGGCATGTCCAGCACTTCCTGCACTGTGGCACAATCTGGGTGCATGGGCCGAGCGTTCAGGTACCAACCACCGAAACCCAGCCGCGCCGCCCCTTTGGCGAGTACGGTATCCAGAAGGCCGCGATTGAGGCTTACCTGCTACGTGAAGCCCGGCTGAACAACTTCCCGGCGACCTGCCTGCATCCGGGGCATATCGTCGGCCCGGGCTGGGTGCCACTCAACCCACAGGGCAACTTCAACCCGGCCATCTACGAGAAGCTGGCCCACGGCGAGGAAGTCACCCTCCCCAACATCGGCATGGAAACCGTCCACCATGTTCACGCCGACGACGTGGCTCAGAGCTTCATGTGCGCCCTGGCTAACTGGAGCGAGGCCGTTGGCGAAAGCTTCCATGTTGTCTCCGAAGCGGCGTTGACCCTGCGCGGCTATGCGGAGACAGTGGCTGGCTGGTTCGGGCAGGAAGCCCGGCTGCGTTACCTGCCCTGGGAAACGTGGAAAGAAACCGTCCCGCCGGAAGATGCTCAGGCCACCTGGGATCACATTGCTCACAGTCCCAACTGTAGCATCGAGAAGGCACAACGCCTGATCGGCTACCGCCCGCGCTACAGCTCGCTGCAGGCGGTCAAGGAATCGCTGGAGTGGCTGGTCGCTAATGACCAGCTCAGGCCGTAG
- a CDS encoding creatininase family protein, with translation MPEVIRFEALTWPEVAALPRDLPLVLPLGEGYAPAAIAAAVGAETFALLPALPYGWAGSIVTVEPDLLRCVVAGIFSGPAEDGFTRLIVVHGGTEALAAPGIEHLRLDRSAPAEAGIEVSPQRVILIPCGHTEQHGYHLPLNTDTVIIEAIARGVVTAIPEEATMLPVLPYGVSTHRASFAGTFNMGGRVFEDFLLAVVAALVARGADRLYLISGHGGNVSFLVNVVKYAGERHPGIFAATAWLHTSGALAAPILARYRRSGRGGMGHAGELETSYMLHLHPELCHMDRVVDETDFISTPNYYMDWIEGGDLIANPPWTDDTQTGSYGAGSLATAENGARWLEAAIAEKIGHVREIHEQQSRRLARRAQQAHR, from the coding sequence GTGCCGGAAGTTATCCGCTTTGAAGCACTGACCTGGCCGGAAGTCGCCGCGCTGCCGCGCGACCTGCCGCTGGTGCTGCCGCTTGGCGAGGGCTACGCCCCGGCGGCGATCGCCGCCGCCGTGGGCGCGGAAACGTTCGCCCTGCTCCCGGCGCTACCCTACGGCTGGGCGGGGAGCATCGTCACTGTCGAGCCAGATTTGCTACGCTGTGTCGTGGCCGGGATTTTCAGCGGCCCGGCGGAAGACGGCTTCACGCGGCTGATCGTCGTCCACGGCGGCACAGAGGCCCTCGCTGCGCCGGGCATCGAGCACCTCCGGCTGGATCGCTCTGCCCCGGCGGAAGCCGGGATCGAGGTCTCGCCACAGCGCGTGATCCTGATCCCCTGCGGGCACACCGAACAGCACGGCTATCACCTGCCGCTAAACACCGACACGGTCATCATCGAGGCCATCGCCCGCGGCGTGGTTACCGCCATTCCTGAGGAGGCGACCATGCTGCCAGTGCTCCCCTACGGTGTCAGCACCCACCGCGCCAGCTTCGCCGGGACCTTCAACATGGGCGGGCGAGTCTTTGAGGACTTCCTGCTGGCGGTGGTAGCGGCGCTGGTGGCGCGCGGCGCGGACCGCCTGTACCTGATCAGCGGGCACGGCGGCAACGTTTCCTTCCTGGTCAACGTGGTCAAATATGCCGGGGAGCGACATCCGGGCATCTTTGCCGCCACAGCCTGGCTGCACACCTCCGGCGCCCTGGCTGCGCCGATCCTGGCCCGCTACCGCCGTTCCGGGCGGGGCGGGATGGGCCACGCTGGCGAACTGGAGACATCCTACATGCTCCACTTGCACCCGGAACTCTGCCACATGGATCGCGTGGTCGACGAGACGGATTTCATCAGCACACCCAACTACTACATGGACTGGATCGAAGGCGGTGACCTGATCGCCAACCCGCCCTGGACGGACGACACGCAGACGGGCAGCTATGGCGCGGGCAGCCTGGCTACGGCCGAGAATGGGGCGCGCTGGCTGGAGGCCGCCATCGCCGAGAAGATCGGCCACGTCCGCGAGATTCACGAGCAGCAAAGCCGTCGCCTGGCCCGCCGGGCGCAACAGGCTCACCGTTAA
- the hisF gene encoding imidazole glycerol phosphate synthase subunit HisF: MLARRIIPCLDIKDGRVVKGVNFVDLRDAGDPVEHALVYDREGADELVLLDITASHEGRDILLDVVRRVAENIFIPFCVGGGIRTIDDMRATLLAGADKVSVNSAAVRNPTIINEGALRFGSQCIVVAIDPRRVDGRWIVHINGGRIPTDKEAVAWAKEVEARGAGEILLTSMDRDGTQIGYDIELTQAVSAAVSIPVIASGGAGRLEHFKEALTIGGADAALAASLFHFRTLSVKQVKAYLAEQGVPVRPA, encoded by the coding sequence ATGCTTGCCAGACGAATCATCCCCTGCCTGGATATCAAAGATGGTCGCGTGGTCAAAGGTGTCAACTTCGTCGACCTGCGCGACGCCGGCGACCCCGTGGAACACGCCCTGGTCTACGACCGCGAAGGCGCTGATGAACTGGTCCTGCTGGATATCACCGCTTCCCATGAGGGGCGGGACATCCTGCTGGATGTCGTGCGGCGGGTGGCGGAAAACATCTTCATCCCCTTTTGTGTCGGCGGCGGCATCCGCACCATCGACGACATGCGGGCAACCCTGCTGGCCGGCGCGGATAAGGTCTCGGTCAACAGCGCGGCAGTGCGCAACCCGACGATCATCAACGAAGGAGCGCTTCGCTTTGGCAGCCAGTGCATCGTCGTGGCCATCGATCCCCGGCGGGTCGATGGCCGCTGGATCGTCCACATCAACGGCGGGCGCATCCCGACCGACAAAGAGGCCGTCGCCTGGGCCAAAGAGGTCGAAGCGCGCGGCGCCGGCGAAATCCTGCTGACCAGCATGGATCGCGACGGCACGCAGATCGGCTACGACATTGAGCTGACCCAGGCCGTCAGCGCAGCGGTCAGCATCCCCGTGATCGCCTCTGGCGGCGCGGGACGGCTGGAGCACTTCAAAGAAGCGCTGACGATCGGCGGGGCGGACGCCGCGCTGGCGGCCAGTCTGTTCCATTTCCGGACGCTCTCGGTGAAGCAGGTCAAGGCGTACCTGGCGGAACAGGGTGTGCCGGTGCGCCCGGCCTGA
- a CDS encoding cold-shock protein, translated as MAERIRGVVKWFNTTKGYGFLQQPNGPDVFVHYSAVVGTGFRNLEEGEQVEFSIVEGPKGLQAADVVKL; from the coding sequence ATGGCGGAACGCATCAGAGGTGTCGTGAAGTGGTTCAACACCACCAAGGGTTACGGCTTCCTTCAGCAGCCGAATGGCCCTGATGTTTTCGTCCACTACTCGGCAGTCGTCGGTACCGGCTTCCGCAACCTGGAGGAAGGCGAGCAGGTAGAGTTCAGCATTGTTGAAGGCCCCAAGGGTCTGCAGGCTGCTGACGTCGTCAAGCTGTAG
- a CDS encoding Bax inhibitor-1/YccA family protein → MSYYKWQEDSLPASTVRVEAQDILRWVYLWMGFGLLVTAGVAVVTVNTPALLALLASPVLWIALISELILVFALSAALPRLSPAVASLMFFVYAALNGFTLAGIFLVYTGASISAAFVATAAMFGAMTIVGFTTQIDLTRFGSFLFMGVIGLLVAMLVNLFLASSGLNLIISIVGVLLFTGLAAYDTQRIRAMAAQPQLQEDGSLAMKLSIIGALALYLDFVNMFLFLLRLLGSRD, encoded by the coding sequence ATGTCGTACTACAAATGGCAAGAAGACTCCCTGCCTGCGTCAACGGTGCGGGTGGAGGCGCAGGACATCCTGCGCTGGGTGTACCTGTGGATGGGGTTTGGGCTGCTGGTGACGGCTGGCGTGGCCGTAGTGACGGTCAACACGCCGGCGCTGCTGGCTCTGCTGGCCAGCCCCGTCCTGTGGATCGCCCTGATCAGCGAGTTGATCCTGGTCTTTGCCCTGAGCGCCGCACTGCCGCGGCTCTCACCGGCGGTGGCCAGCCTGATGTTCTTTGTCTATGCGGCGTTGAATGGCTTCACGCTGGCCGGGATCTTCCTGGTTTACACCGGTGCGTCGATCTCGGCGGCGTTTGTGGCTACAGCGGCAATGTTCGGGGCCATGACCATCGTCGGCTTCACCACCCAGATCGACCTGACCCGCTTTGGCTCCTTCCTGTTCATGGGGGTGATCGGCCTGTTGGTTGCCATGCTGGTCAACCTGTTCCTGGCCAGTTCCGGACTGAATCTGATCATCAGCATCGTTGGCGTGCTGCTCTTCACCGGCCTGGCCGCTTATGACACCCAGCGGATCCGGGCGATGGCCGCCCAGCCCCAGTTGCAGGAGGACGGCAGCCTGGCGATGAAGCTGAGCATCATCGGAGCACTGGCGCTGTACCTCGATTTTGTCAACATGTTCCTGTTCCTGCTGCGGCTGCTGGGCAGCCGGGATTGA
- the gatA gene encoding Asp-tRNA(Asn)/Glu-tRNA(Gln) amidotransferase subunit GatA, giving the protein MIDLTISTALEQLDRGEITALALTEACLARIRQLDPQLRAFLTVTEELALEQAAAADRRRAAGERAPLLGIPLAIKDIIATQGVQTTAGSRILEGFRPPYTATCVQRLLDAGAILLGKTNTDEFAMGSSTENSGYFATRNPWDLTRVPGGSSGGSAAAVAARMAPGALGTDTGGSVRQPAALCGTVGLKPSYGRVSRYGLIAYASSLDQAGTFTRTVRDAALLLGVMAGHDPHDATTMPLPVPDYAAVLDGADVRGLRIGLPQEYFTAGIQPEVEAAVRAAVETLARLGAEVMEISLPHTRYGLPVYYLVATAECSANLARFDGVRYGPRLKTGDMWQDYKTTRGTLFGPEVKRRIMLGTYALSAGYYDAYYGNAQKVRTLIRDDFNRAFEQVDVIVTPTSPTTAFRLGEKVDDPLQMYLSDVYTVTVNLAGLPGLSLPCGFDGSRLPVGLQIIGPAFEEARLLRVGHAYQQATDWHLRAPTLA; this is encoded by the coding sequence ATGATCGATCTGACGATCTCCACTGCACTGGAGCAACTCGACCGGGGGGAGATCACCGCCCTGGCCCTGACCGAAGCCTGCCTGGCGCGCATCCGCCAGCTTGACCCGCAGCTGCGGGCTTTCCTCACCGTGACTGAGGAACTGGCGCTGGAACAGGCTGCCGCCGCCGATCGCCGCCGCGCCGCCGGGGAGCGCGCCCCGCTGCTGGGCATCCCGCTGGCGATCAAGGACATTATTGCCACGCAGGGCGTGCAGACCACTGCTGGCAGCCGCATCCTGGAAGGCTTCAGGCCGCCCTATACGGCCACCTGTGTTCAGCGCCTGCTGGATGCCGGGGCGATCCTGCTCGGCAAGACCAACACTGACGAATTCGCCATGGGGTCTAGCACGGAAAACTCCGGCTATTTCGCCACGCGCAACCCCTGGGACCTGACCCGCGTGCCCGGCGGCAGCAGCGGCGGCAGCGCGGCAGCTGTCGCCGCGCGGATGGCCCCCGGCGCACTGGGCACAGACACCGGCGGCAGTGTCCGCCAGCCGGCGGCCCTGTGTGGAACGGTCGGCCTGAAGCCCAGTTACGGGCGCGTCTCCCGCTACGGCCTGATCGCCTATGCATCCTCACTGGATCAGGCCGGGACGTTCACCCGCACTGTGCGCGATGCCGCTCTGTTGCTGGGTGTGATGGCCGGGCACGATCCGCATGACGCGACGACAATGCCCCTGCCCGTGCCGGATTACGCCGCCGTGCTGGATGGTGCGGATGTGCGCGGGTTGCGTATCGGCCTGCCACAGGAGTATTTCACCGCGGGCATCCAGCCAGAAGTGGAAGCGGCGGTACGGGCAGCAGTGGAAACGCTGGCCCGCCTGGGCGCGGAAGTGATGGAGATCAGCCTGCCGCACACCCGCTATGGTTTGCCGGTCTACTACCTGGTGGCCACCGCCGAGTGCTCGGCTAACCTGGCCCGCTTTGACGGGGTACGCTACGGCCCGCGCCTGAAAACCGGCGATATGTGGCAGGATTATAAGACCACCCGCGGCACGCTTTTCGGGCCAGAAGTCAAGCGGCGGATCATGCTCGGCACGTATGCGCTCTCCGCCGGGTACTACGACGCCTACTACGGCAACGCCCAGAAGGTGCGTACCCTGATCCGGGACGACTTCAACCGCGCCTTTGAACAGGTCGATGTGATCGTCACACCGACCTCGCCGACGACGGCCTTCCGGCTAGGCGAGAAGGTGGATGATCCGCTGCAGATGTACCTTTCGGATGTATATACCGTGACGGTCAACCTGGCTGGATTGCCGGGCCTGTCGTTGCCCTGTGGTTTTGATGGCAGCAGGCTGCCCGTAGGCCTGCAGATCATCGGCCCGGCCTTTGAAGAAGCGCGCCTGCTGCGCGTCGGCCACGCGTACCAGCAGGCCACTGACTGGCATCTCCGCGCCCCAACGCTGGCCTGA
- a CDS encoding NTP transferase domain-containing protein: MKVIIPLAGFGTRLRPLTYSRPKPLVNVAGKPILGHLLDKLKVLPVEEYIFITGYLGDQIQAYVSQNYGETPARYFEQKELNGQSPAIYLAREAISGPVIILFVDTIFEGDISFLATTDADAYAFVKEVDDPRRFGVAAVNSEGIVHQFIEKPDTLDNRLAVIGMYYIRDSAAMLDAIRTQLEEGRKTKGEYYLADAFQIMVDRGTKFRVAEVEEWLDAGTSQALLETNRLLLERGRDNIAAINAEGFVIIPPVYIHPTARITNSVIGPYVTLGKNCRVENCIIRDSIVDADTVLENILISGSLVGQNVEVKGAFRSINVGDSTSLRYE; the protein is encoded by the coding sequence ATGAAAGTGATCATCCCCCTGGCCGGCTTTGGAACCCGGCTGCGCCCCCTGACCTACAGCCGTCCCAAGCCGCTGGTCAATGTCGCCGGCAAGCCGATCCTGGGCCATCTGCTGGACAAACTCAAGGTGTTGCCGGTGGAGGAGTACATCTTCATCACCGGCTACCTGGGCGATCAGATTCAGGCTTATGTCTCCCAGAATTACGGCGAGACCCCGGCCCGCTACTTTGAACAAAAGGAACTGAACGGCCAGTCCCCGGCCATCTACCTGGCCAGAGAGGCGATCAGCGGTCCGGTGATCATCCTGTTCGTAGATACGATCTTCGAGGGCGACATCAGCTTCCTGGCCACCACTGACGCCGATGCCTACGCCTTCGTCAAAGAGGTGGACGATCCGCGCCGCTTCGGGGTAGCGGCAGTCAACAGCGAAGGCATTGTCCACCAGTTCATCGAGAAGCCGGACACCTTGGACAACCGGCTGGCTGTGATCGGCATGTACTACATCCGCGATTCGGCAGCCATGCTGGACGCCATCCGCACCCAGCTGGAGGAAGGCCGCAAGACCAAAGGGGAATACTACCTGGCCGACGCCTTCCAGATCATGGTCGATCGCGGCACAAAATTCCGCGTGGCCGAAGTGGAGGAATGGCTGGACGCAGGCACGTCACAGGCCCTGCTGGAGACCAACCGCCTGCTGCTGGAGCGCGGGCGGGACAACATCGCTGCCATCAACGCCGAGGGCTTCGTGATCATCCCGCCGGTGTACATCCACCCCACTGCCAGGATCACCAACAGCGTGATCGGCCCCTACGTCACCCTGGGCAAGAATTGCCGCGTCGAAAACTGCATCATCCGCGACTCGATTGTTGACGCGGATACCGTGCTGGAAAACATCCTGATCTCCGGCAGCCTGGTCGGGCAGAACGTGGAGGTCAAAGGCGCGTTCCGCTCGATCAACGTCGGCGATTCGACCAGCCTGCGCTACGAGTAG
- a CDS encoding DUF4040 domain-containing protein, protein MEVWLVVLLGGAFLCALQAIRAQQLLASAIWLAAVSALVAIALYLIGAPQVAVIELSVGAGLVTVLFVFAISIAGEDAMTLPAAVPRPLAVALVILSAGLLGWMTLPALGIKPPLAESPFAQMLWQERGLDVLVQVVLIFAGVIGVLGLLGEARAARTQAVPGTLPEKDGATRKQEVQP, encoded by the coding sequence TTGGAAGTCTGGCTGGTGGTTTTGCTGGGCGGGGCATTCCTGTGCGCGCTGCAGGCCATCCGGGCGCAGCAGTTGCTGGCGTCCGCGATCTGGCTGGCCGCAGTCAGCGCGCTGGTCGCCATCGCCCTGTACCTGATCGGCGCGCCACAGGTGGCCGTCATCGAACTGAGCGTCGGCGCCGGGCTGGTGACGGTACTCTTCGTCTTCGCCATCAGCATCGCCGGGGAAGACGCTATGACCCTGCCGGCTGCTGTGCCGCGCCCGCTGGCTGTTGCCCTGGTCATTCTTTCCGCCGGGCTGCTCGGCTGGATGACCCTGCCCGCCCTGGGGATCAAGCCCCCGCTGGCGGAAAGCCCGTTTGCGCAGATGCTCTGGCAGGAGCGCGGCCTGGATGTGCTCGTCCAGGTAGTACTGATCTTCGCCGGGGTGATCGGTGTACTGGGCCTGCTGGGGGAAGCTCGCGCCGCCCGCACCCAGGCGGTACCCGGGACCCTGCCGGAGAAAGACGGCGCCACCCGCAAGCAGGAGGTGCAACCATGA
- a CDS encoding NADH-quinone oxidoreductase subunit K: protein MSASALHILLLGTLALIGVGLYGLLAVRNLIKVIVALQIMVKGALLALVMAGAAAGQPNLGQSLAATVIVADTVVAVVGLALAVQVRRYVGTLDVRALSSLKK, encoded by the coding sequence ATGAGCGCATCCGCATTGCACATCCTGCTGCTGGGCACGCTGGCGCTGATCGGAGTCGGGCTGTACGGGCTGCTGGCCGTGCGCAACCTGATCAAGGTGATCGTCGCCCTGCAGATCATGGTCAAGGGCGCGTTGCTGGCCCTGGTCATGGCTGGCGCTGCCGCCGGACAGCCTAACCTGGGCCAGAGTCTGGCGGCGACCGTGATCGTGGCGGATACCGTGGTAGCGGTAGTCGGGCTGGCGCTGGCGGTGCAGGTGCGCCGGTATGTGGGCACCCTGGATGTCCGGGCGCTCTCCAGCCTGAAGAAGTAG